The genomic stretch GACCGGCAATCCGTTCCCTACTCATCGGATCACGACCTTTCCGTGGATGAAGGGGCGATGCAAGACGTCAGGGCGATGCAATACGTCGCGTCTTGACTCCTGACAACTTGCCATGCTCGCAGACTCTTTCGAGATGCAAATAGGCATTGGCGATTCGTGGTCATAGCGGCGTTTGTCAAGAGTCAAGACCCGACGCCTTTTGGCGGTTTTGTTTCACATTCCCTCGCGTAGTTCGGAGTCGCGTCCTGAGCGCACCCACGAGAAACGATATACCATACGCTGAAAAACTCATAGTCAGGGAGCCGGTAATTAGAGCCACTGGCCAGAATGCATCCCAGTAGCCATCCACCCAGCGACCGACGAAGAGGAACACCCCCGTTCCGGCGACTCCTGAGAGCAACGCCCTCTTGTGACGAGGCCCGCGAGCGAACTCGGTGACGACTCCAGCAACCACCGAAAGCACGAGGAATGACGCCAGCTGAGTCAGGGCCATACGATGTTTCCGTTTGCGTCAAAGTAATAAGCTGCACCTTCGTTCCATACGTACAGATGTGGCTCTACCCACGCTGCACCGGCCGCTTGTTGCGCCGCTATATATGGAGAGGTACCAAGATTCTTGACCGCGCTGAAGTAGACCAACGCAAACTGATTGCACGCCGATCGACACACGGTCCCTCCGTTCTGCGCGGCGCAGGCGACGGACATGTCATGCCAGAACTGCAGATCGCACGCTTGCTTTGGACGTCCGAGCGTACCGTAGCACGCGTCGTGTCGCTCGCATGGTACGGTGAAGTTTGCATCGCAGCATGAATCGAGCCCCAATGGATTGTCGGGTACAAAAGGATCGTTCCATCCGGAGCCACAAGCCAAGCCCAGCGGATCCAATTCGCTGGTCGGACGGTTCCGCACGTACCTATACAGGTTGATGTCATCCGCCTGACGAATCGGATCCACCGAAACCCATCGCCCCAAGATCGGCGAGAGGTATCTGAAGCGATGTTCCGCGAGCCGGTGCTGCGGAATCCATTCCCGACCGGTGAACAAGAAGCGGAAGGAGTTCCCAAGTGCCGAGCTTGCACGCCCATTCGCCGAGACGTCCGGCGATCCGAACGCCGAGTAGCGGTAGCGCTGCTCGACACGGCCCCGGTCGTCCGTCAAGGCCACGGTGCTGCCGAGGCCGTCGGCGAGCGGATAGAAGGCGTCGAAGCGGCGGCTCGAAGCGGATCCACCCGCTCGCGCGAAGTCGGCGCGGAGGATTTCGTCTGTGCGGGCGCCGTGGAGGTAGCGCGCGGTCTGGGTTCCGTCCAACCGGCGGTCGACGAGCAGGTTCCACTGCAAGACGATGCAAGACGTCGCGTGTTGACTCCTGACAACTTGCCATGCTCGCGGACGCTTCGAGATGCACATAGGCATTGGCGATTCGTGGTCATAGCGGTGTTTGTCAAGAGTCAAGACCCGACGTCTTTTGCCCGTCCGGCGTCTTTTGCCGGTATGATCCGGAGATGGGTGACAAACTGTCCGGAGTGATGGGTTACACGTATATTGGTTTCAAGAGGTGGTGGATGTGGCGAGCGATTTGCGATTCGGCGGAGCGATGTAGGCCGTAGGCCGGAATCGCTCCGCCGGATCGAAGACGAGGTTTCCGAGATGAACGTTGGCGAAGTAGAGTTCGGTCCGCTCGTCGGGGCCTCTGCGCAAGCCGACGCGTTTGCCGGCGAAGATCTCGCCGAGATGATAGTTGTGACCTTCGTGGGCGAGGAACCCGCTGGTGGAGACGACCTTCACTTGGAAGTCGGCGGGGTACACCACCGGGCGGTCCTGCTCGCCGAGGCGTCGTGCGCTGGGGCGATACAACTGCGCCGGGCATCGCATGCCGAGCGCCTCGTGCGGGCGTTCGTGGTTGAAGACGTGACGCCAGCGTTCGAAGCGTCGCTGTTGTGCGGCCATGTTCGCCGAAGGCGGCCGCGTGGCTTCCGCCTTCAGATCGCGATGCATGCGCTCGTGCGCTCCGTTGTCCTGCGGTTTGCCCGGGCGGGTGAACTCCACCTCGATGCCTTGTTCGATCCACCAGATGCTCAAAGCCGACAGCCGCCCCAAGCCCACCGAAGCGAACGGCGAGCCGTGGTCGACCCGGATGATCTCCGGCAGCCCCACCTCGGCGGCGAGGGCGCGGAAGCTCGCCAACGTCCCCTTGCCCTGCTGATTGGGTTGCGCCTTCAGCTCGATCACGAAACGGGTGCACAGATCGGACACCGTGAGCGGATCGCAACGCCGACCGTCGCCGAGGATGAACCATCCTTTGAAGTCCACCGTCCAGACGTGGTTGGGCTGCGTCGCCTCGGTCAGGCCGTGATCGGCCGATGGATACGCTCCAGGGCGACGATGTCGGCGTGCGCTCAAACCGCTGCGGCGCAACATCTCCGCGATCGTGCTGCACGCGGGCGGCGCCTCGATCCCGTGCTTGATCTCCAGCACCCTGCGCAACTTCTTCGGACCCCACGTGCGATGCAGCTGCCGCTCCGCCAGCACCAACGCCTCGATCGCGTCGGGCGTACGTCGCGGACTGCTGTGCGGTCGATGACTGCGAGGCTGCAATCCCTTCAGTCCATCCAGCGCGTAACGCTCCAGATACTTGTAGCCGGTCTTGCGGCTGATGCCGAATTGCTCGCACAGATCCGTGTGGGTGAAACGGTCGCTGCGCGCCAACGAAACGAATCGAATGATCTCTTCCATGGGTGTGACGGTTTTCCAGGGCATACCCCCGGGGTTATGTGTCACCCATCTCTCCGGTCAAAGTGTCACCTATCTCTCCGGATCATACCGCCCGTCTCGACGTCTTTTGCCCGTCTCTGAGCCGAATCGCTTCGTCTACCGCTCAGGCTCATAGCGATTCCACTATTATCGTTCGATGAATTTCGACGACCTTGCCACCTTCCACCACGACGATGCCGACATTGCATGCGGACCCCAGGAAGAACCATCTGAAATCGTCACTCTGTCGAAAAATATACACCCTCTCACCTTCGCGAAGCCTCTTCCCGGTTCTGAAACGGAGTGTAGAGGCAGCCGCAGGATAAACCCAGCTCCCGTCTTCCGCAACGGCCTCCGCAAGAAGCGAGAAGTCGCGATCGACAAAACGGTCGGCCTCCCAATCGGCAAACCAGTGCGTCCAGATTCCCTTCATCTCGGGACCGAGTAGCAGGACGGCTCCAGTTGCCATAAAGGCAACCGCCGCGCATATCCAACGGACTAGAGATTTCGTGATCAATCCCAGAACCCCGGAAACTGCACCCTCCACACCGACTTCAATGCCGAGGTGCTCTCGAACACCGAAGTATACACGAACGCCGGGACCGGCTTGGCATAGCCGGGCGTAGACCCGCCTGGTAGCGGAGCTTGGAATCCGAAGGAGATCAACAAGCCAGAAACGTAACTGTTGGAGTTGAACTCATCCCAGGCCCCCCAAGTGATGTAGCTCGCCCCTGGATCCGCCTCGTACTCTAGATCGGTATCTTGAAAGTTCCCGTTCAATATACCATTCCGCATGTCGACAGACGTCAAGAACGAATCCGCCTGAGATCCGCTGGTGAAGGTGAAGACCAAGCTCGCATTATTCAAGGTTTCGCCGGCATCATTAGGTCTGTTGAATTCGGCGAGTAATTCGTCCAGCAAAAAACCCGCTGGTCCTGCACCGGTGGCCACAAACCATACACCACAGCCTTGGCTACCCTGAGGTGCTGGTTGAGTCTTGGTGAGCGCGGGTCGAAAAGGGTGAGAACTTGCTGAAACATAAGAGGAGTCGTCGGTCACCATCCAAAGTTTCGAATGATCATGGATTCCGAATGTGAAAGTGACCGGGTGGTTCCCATACCACAGCTCGATATACAACCCCCAACGATCGATGAACATCAGTGGACTGTTCCCGAAGGCCGCGTAGAAATTGCTGCCGCCCTCGAAACGGATCGGGTCTGGCGCGAGCCATCTACCGATGTTCGGAACAGAGTAGCGATTCCGATGGTCGAACAACTCGGCCTCCGCCACCCACTCCCTGCCCGAGAGGAGCAACCGATGGGGAAGGCTCGAAACGGCTGCACCGGCCGGACCTGCGCCAGGTTTTCGATGAACTTCAGGCTTTCCGAACGCCGCGTAGCGGTAGCGCTGCTCGACCCGACCGCGGTCGTCGGCCAAGGCCACGGTGCTGCCGAGGCCGTCGGCGAGCGGATAGAAGGCCTCGACACGACTGCGCGATGCAGAGTCGCCCGCTCGCGCGAAGTCGGCGCGGAGGATTTCGTCGGTGCGGGTGCCGTGGACGTAGCGCGCGCTTTGGGTGCCGTCCAACCGGCGGTCGACGAGCAGGTTCCACTGCAGGTCGTAGGTCATGGCCACCGACTCGTCTTGCTGCAGGACCCACTCGCCCTGCGCGTCGGGCCGGAAGTATTGACGCAGGACGCAGCGATTGCGCGGGTCGTAATGAAAGACGCCCAGCACCGCCGAGACGGCGTCGGAGGTCTCGACGCGGACGAGCCTGTTTTGAGCGTCGTAGAAGTAACGTTGCCGACCGTCGTCGATCAGGTTGCCGTTGGGATCGTACTGAAGCAGCGAGGTGCGAGACGCGAGGAGCGCGGAGCCGGACGAGACGACCCGGTCTTCGATCCGCGTGTATTGGTTGAGATTGTTCGTGGTGTAGGTCGCGTGGACGGTCTCGCCGTGCGCCGTATCGCTCTCGGCGGTCTCGATGCGGTTGCCGAGCGGATCGTAGGCGAACGACTCGGCCCGCCCGTTGCCGTAATCGACCCCGATGAGCTGGCTGGCGAGATCGTAGGCGTAGGCTTCCCGGATGCCGTCTTCGCGAGTCTGCCCGATGCGGCGCCCGAGGCCATCGAGTTCGTAGGTCGCCGAGGCGAGCACCTCGCGGCCTTTGCGGTGAGCGACTTCGAGCAACTGACCGGCCATGTCGTAGATGTAGCGTGTCTGGACGCCGTTGTCACGATCCAGTCCCGCCAAGCGACCCGCTTTGTCGAAGACGTATTGCGCGACGGGTCGACCCGGACCGTCCGAGACGGCGGTCAAGCGACCGAGTGCGTCGTAGGTAAAGGTTGCGGTGCTACGGTCGGGATAGACGAGCGCGGATGGCCGCCCGTTGGCGTCATAACGGTAGCTCACGGTTTGCTCACCGAGTGCAGGCGCGAGCGCGGAGAGGTCGCTCGTCTCGCTGGCTACGCGGCCGAGAGCGTCGTAGGAATAGCGCAGGGTGACGCCACCATTGCTCACGCGCTCCAAGCGGCCCGCGGCATCGTAGCCGTAAACTACATCAGGTGCGCAGCCGACAGGCATCCAGGTCTCTGATGTCGGCTCGCCGGCGGCGTTGTAGATGATGGTCTTGACCTGCCCTGCGCGCGTGGTGTGGCCGACGACCCTGCCCGCGACGTCGTATGCCCAACTCTCGTGAGAGCCGTCGGGATAAAGCATCGCGGTGCGTCGACCCAGCTTGTCGTGGCTGAAGGCGTAGGTGTGACCGTTGGCGTCGGTCAGGGACACCATGTCGCCGCGGAGGTTGTACCCGTACCGGGTGGTGTTTCCCGCGGCGTCGATCGAGGCGGCGAGTCTTCCGGCGGAGTCGTACTCGGAGCGCGTGACGACGCCGTCGGGGCGCTGGAGAGCGACGACCTGGTTTCGAAGGTCGTAAGTCGCCATGGTCGTGCGACCGAGCGAATCGGTGGTGCTGGTGCGCCGGCCCGCCGGATCGTAGGCGTGACGCGTGGTGCGCCCGAGGTCGTCGATGGTCTCCACGACGCGATCACGGGCATCGTGAAGGTGGCGAGTGAGGAGTCCATCGGCCGAGGTCGTCTCTTCGGTGCGGCCGGCCGCGTCGATGCGCTGCCGCTGGCGCCGCCCGTCGGAGAGCGTGGTGGCGGTCTTGCGCCGACCCGCGTCGTATTCGTGGCGGGTGACCGTGCCGTCGGGGTCGGTGACGGCGACGAGGTTGCCCGCAGTATCGTAGTCGAAGCGGGTGCGGCCTCCCGCGGGATCTTCCTTCAGGACGAGCCGGCCGCGCGCGTCGTGAGTGTGGCGGGTCACGCCGCCATCGGGGGCAGTGACGGTGGCGATGTTTCCGCGCGCATCGTAGGTCCAGCGCGTGGTGCGACCGAGCGGATCGGTGGCGGAGAGACGGCGGCCGTCCTCGTCGTGCGTGAAGGTGGTGGTGTTGCCCAAGGGATCGGTGGTCGAAGCGCGGTTGCCATTCGCATCGTAGGCATGTCGGGTGACGGCGCCGAGGGCGTCGGTGACGGCGAGAAGACGGTCGTCGAAGTCGTACTCGTAGGTGGTGGTGGCCTCCTCGGGTGTGTCGGCGTTTTCCGTGCGCGCCAGGACGCGCCCCTCGCTGTCGTGAAGGACCGAAGTCACCCGTCCGTCGGGATGACGAATGGTCGACGGTCTGGAGGTGACCGCACAGGAGCCGCAGCCTTGGGGCAGGTCGCTGAAGTCGTAGCGAGTGACACCGCCGGCGAAATCCGTTTCCACGACGACGCGGCTGAGTTCGTCGTACTCCCGGCGCTTGGTCCGGCCGATCTCGTCGGTCTCGGCGATCTTGCGTCCGTATTTGTCGTGTTCGAAACGGCGGGTGGAACCGTCCGGGAAGTGGACGGCGGCCACGTTGCCGCGGGCATCGCGATCGAGGCGCAGGATGCGACCGAGCGGGTCGATCTTCTCGACCATGCGTCCACGGGCGTCGTAGCGAAACCGCACGGTCGAGCCCTCCGCGTTGGTGATCGACTCACGCGTGCCGTCGGCGCCGTAGGCGATGCGGTAGACGCCGCCCTTCTTGTCGCTCGCGACGACGGTGCGGCCGAGTTGGTCGAAGGCGAACGTGCGCACCGTGCCATCGGAGAGTTCCTGCCGGACGAGCCGGCCCACGGAATCGCGAGCGTAGGTGGTCTCACGGCCGGCGGAGTCGATCCTGCGCACGACGTGTCCTTGCGGATCGCGCTCCACGCGTGACACCAGCCGTCCATCGAGCTCCTCGCGCTCGAATCGGCCGGCGGCATCGTAGAAGAAGATTTTGCGACGGCCGGCGTGATCGGTCTCCGCGACGAGCGGACCGCGACCTGCGTCGGCGTATTCGTAGGTCGTGCGTCGGCCGAGCGAGTCGACGTATTCCGTCGGACGCCCGCCGCTCTCTCCGTCGAAACGATACACGATTGTACGCAGATCCGAGTAGGAGATGATGCGCGTCGCGGGATCGTCGGGGTCCAGCTCCAACGTGGCGTAGACGCCGCCGGTCGCGGGGTTGATCTCCTGATGGATCATTCCCGCGTGGGCACTGGGTTGATACGTGTAGGCAATGCGTTTGGCGTCGCCTTTGTAGCGAGGGTCGTCCGCTTCGACCAGGAGCGGGCGCTGGTAGGCGAAAGGTATCTCGTAACGGTAGCTGGCGTGCGTCCCGTCCGGGTAACGGGCACCGACGAGCACAACGTATTCACGGCCGGTCTCCGGGTCGACGGTCGTCTCGTAGTCGTAGCCGACGCTCTCGCCGTTGCTTCCCCGCACCTCGCTGATGACACGCCGTACCGTCGGCTGCAGTTCCATGAGTTCGACCTCCACCCCTTCCAGCGTAGCCGGCATGCCGGAGGGTACGATGCGCACCGTGGTCGGTCGCGGCGGCCGCGATGTCGGCGTGACGCCCACCCGCATGGCTCCCGGCGTGACCTCACGAAACAGCCGGGCGACACCGCCTGCACGCGCCCGACCGGTCACGGCGCTCCGCGTCGTGTCGTCGTGCAATTCGATGTCCTGGATCTCGAGAGAGGCGCCGGCCGCAGCGCTCAGACGCACATGCATGACGCGTTCGCGCAGGTGCATCGGAATATCGATCTCGACCACGCCCCCGATCGATACCTCAGGCACCCGACCAACCGGGTGGTAGACCCCCTTGCGAAAGGCGACCTCTCGATAGACGAGTTCGAGGAACTTGCCCGTCGTATCGGTCACTCGAACGAGGCTCCCGTACTCATCGTATTCGAGCCTCGTCGGCATCCCGAACGGATCCACCAGTTCCCACATCTCGAAACGCTCGGGGCGGTCCGCCTGCGCGACGACGCGCCGGAAGCGAAGCGTCGATCCCCGCTCCGTGCGCACCTCGAAGCCCTCGGGCGTTTCCTCCAGTCGATCGGTGATTCCCGGCGAGGCCACCCACGCATCCCCTTCGTGCCGAAAGAATCGCCGCAAACCACCCGGCTGAACGAGCTGGAGGCGCTCGCCCGCCTCGGACGAGGTCGGCATCCGCAACAACTCGTGTTGCCAACTGTGTCGCCAACCGCCCGCTCGGCCCAGTGGATCGGCCCCGTCGCGCGGCATCGTGTTGTGGAATCGCTTCCACGTCAGCGGAGCGCCCACCGAGCCGGGAACATGGAACTCGCGAATCTCGCGATGAGCATTCCCATCGAAGGCCGTGAAAAAGTTCGGACCGCAGGTGCCGGTTCCTCCGCCCGGAGGGTCAGGATCGTGGCACTCGTAGATCTCCTCCCAAGTGCCCAAGTAGACCTCCAGATATTGGTCGTACTGACTGCTCCACACATAGCTGTAGACGTCGTAGACACTGATCAAACAGTTGCTCGAGGCATCATAGTAGATGTGCGAGAAGAACATCTCTTCGTAATCGTCGCACGCTCCCACATCGACGGGCGATGCCGCAGCGAGTGCGATGGCCGTCCAAACGGCCAAGATGCGCCTCGAAATCGCGATGCGCCACGCACCGAGCGAATTCCGCCGCGCCCCGAAGGATCCCAAGAGTAAATTCATGCCTCGAACTCCCTCGCCGAGCCTCACACCCGCTCACCTGCGTCGCAGGCAAACGCGCATCGCGCTCGACGACTTACCGACTGACTTGGATCGATCCGGGGTAGGAGTGGGAGTATGAAGGCGACGCGAGGATCGTGTGACCGCGCCGTAAACCACCGAGCGAGACGTAGGAACCTCGCCCGAAGTCGACGTGTTTACCCCCCCCCGTGCCGACTCGCGCAACGTGGAACTTCGCGGCCGACACATGTGGCAGCCGGACTGATGTGAGTCATGAAGTGATCGAATCCCGCAGCGCGTCGGAACAGGCTCAAATGCAGGACGGGATCGGCGTTGGGTTCACGCCGCGCAGAGAACCGTGTTTGCAGGAAACGAACGAAGATCGGATGCATCCAAGACTGCGGACGGTTTCGTCCAAGTGGCGCACGCCAGCGACACGCCTAGCGCTCGCCGACGAACCCGATCAGCGCGCGCATGTTGCCCATGTAGGACGTGATCGCGATACCCGTCTCCGGCGTGTCGGTGCGATACATGGAAGTATCGAATACGTCGCCGACGAGTGTCGTGACGTACTCACCCGGCGCTACGTCTTTCGGGGCCGGACCGCGGTAGGGGTTGCTGGTGAAACGCAGCGGCGTCGGCCACCAACCTTCGGCGTTCAGAGTCGAGACGATGCGCTCGATCCGCTCCGTCGCCGCGCGATCGGCGACCGCTGCGACGAAGACGGGTGCGTTGCCGCCGACGTACTTCGGAAACGCGGTCGGGACGACGCCTCCGCGGAAGAGTTCGCCCGGTGCGGCGGGTTCGACCGACGCAGCACGCAGTCGCTCGTAGTGCCGCTTCAGTCCGGCCACGTCGATGTTGCGCGTGGAGTTGTAGTGCGTGACGGTGTTCTCGGGATCGTAGTCGACGTAGTAACGGCCATTGGTGGCGTTCGAGCCGCTGCGGTGCACGTAGAGCGTGCGACCCGTGCCGATCTCGACGAAAGTCGGATGCGAGCCGCGATGGGCCGGATGCGGCAGGAGCGTGATCGCCTCCAGCCATGCGATCGCTTCCGGTACGCGGGCCAAGTAGCGCTCGTCGCCCGTCCGCTCGTAGAACGTCATGAGATCTCGGATACAAGCCGCGGTGGCGCTGCTGGAGAGCGACGCCGGCTCGTAGGTGCGCGCCGCCGCGGGCTTCAGAGTCTCCGGGTCGTACTGCAATGCCCAACCGGGTTGCGGCGCGGGTTGTTGCAGAAGCAGGAACGCATCCATGCCGCGCCGGATCGGCTCGAGCAACCGCTCGTCCCCGAGCGTGCCGAAGCAATAGATGAGGAAATCCATGTTCTCCGACCCGACGCGATCGTTGAGCGTCACGTGGCGGGCGTAGTCCGGGCAGTCCTCGCCGGACGCGGCGTGCGGCCAGCGCTGCGGCCAGCCGCCCATCGGGTACTGCGACTCGAGCACGAAACGTACGACGCGTTCGACCGCTTCGCCGAACCGCGGTTCGCGCTTCTCCAAGAACAGCCGGAGCATGAAGCGGGCGGCGTCCGGCGTGGTCGAGTCGTCGAAGGTCGCGTTGCCGCAGTAGTGCTGAAACTCCTCGAGGCGCCACGCGCTGCGCCCGATCGTGGCGTACCATTCGCGCAACGACGCTTCGCCGGCGAGATCGGCCACGTAGTTCCATCCGCCCGACGGATGTTGCACGGCGATCAACACGTCGCCCACCGCCTCCGCGGCGCGGTAGTAGAACGCGTCTCCGGTCGCATGGTACGCGTCGAGAAACACGTGACCCATCGAAGGCGTTCCCGACTGGATCCACACCATCGTCGGCCCCGCCTCCAGTTCGCCCCAGCGGCGCGACATGTCGGGGAGGTAACTCCACACGTAGCCGCCACGGAGGGAGACCTTTTCGACCATGAAGGTGGTTGCTCGCTTCATCGTCTCCAGAGCCTGCTCGCGCGTGACGACATGTGCGGCCTGCGACACGGAAGACGCAAACGCGACGAACGAGACGAAGGCTGAAACGCCGACACGCAACGACCCGGATACGAGCGCACCAAGGGGCATGCCCTCATGACGCCACGGACGCTCTCGCGTTTCAACTCACGTGCGGCAATGAAGGCCCCTGTAGCACGCACGGCTCGTGTGACGGCGCGATCCCCGAGGACGTCTATCCCGCTATCGTCGGCACGCGCCGCGCTCGTCTCTCCAGAGTCTCCCACCTCTTCTCGTCCATGGCGCCATTCTCCCGCTCCGCTTTTTCGGTCCTCGTCTTCGCATGGACCTGCGCGTCGACGTCCGCCTCTGTTCCGGAACCGCTCCAGAAAGCGGTCGCAGCCCTCGCTTCCGCGCCCGGCTACACGTGGACCTCGACCGTCACCGGCGGCGACGGCAGCCCTCTGCGCTTCGGCGGCGCGAACGTGAAGGGCAAGGTCGACGCGGAAGGCACGGCCGTGATCGTGACCGAAACGCGCCAAACGTCGCTCACCACCGTAGTGCGCGGCGAGACCGTGGTGCTCGGCACGCAGGACGGTTGGTTCATTCTCGAAGAGTTTCGCGCGCGCGTCCGAGGAGGTCAGCCGGGACCGGCCGGTGTGGGCTCGCGTGCGCGCGGCGGTGAAGCCGGCTCCCCGACCCTGCCGGCCGAAGATCTCGCGCGCATGATCGCCGCCGCCGATTCGCTCGAGGGCGGTGGCGACTCGTGGACCGGCACGATTCCGGCCGACAAGACCGCTGGGCTCGTCCCGGGTCTCGGCCGCGGTCGCGGCATGGCCGGAGAGGCTCGCATCGAAGCGACCCTCGCCGTCCACCTCGTCGACGCAGCCGTGAAGCGCTACACGATCCGCACGACCGGCACGCTGCCCGGCCGCGACGGCGATCCGCAGCCGATCGACCTTCTCACGACCGTCGAGATCGACGCGATCGGCGCGACGACAGTGGAGATCCCCCCTGCCGCGGCCGCACGGCTGGACGGCTGACCCGCCGCGCACCCGCTCCGCCCGGACGTATCCACGATCCGACTACAATGACGCCATCGACGCGCCGCGGAGGTGTTCAACAAATCCGTTCCGGATCGATCGGGCTGCAGTCGGGCCCGGCGTGCACCGGCTGCGAACGCCGAAACGCCACGGCCTCCACCTTCATGCGCTGCAGCCAACGGATCAGCGTGTCCACCTGCTCCGGGGCGAGCGCGATGAAGCAGTCCTCGTTCATGTCGCGTTGCGCGATGCAGATCCTGCCTGTCGGGCCGAGGTAAACCTCCAGTTGGTCTTCGAGGTTCTTCATGGGGTGACGGTCTCCTTCGGGGTTGAGGATCGACGGCGCGCTCCGCGCAAACGCTTCACTCGTCGACCCGACACAACGTGCCCCTTGAAACCGTCCCCACAAACGTCCGCGCGAGGTATCAAAACGGTTACGGACGGCCATTAACACGCCTTTGCTCGGACCACACCCGACGGGTTCTCAACGCGATCACGACCGGTTTCATCAACACGGGCGCGTGGCTCGCTCCACACGACGATGGATTCGTCCCCGACGCGTTGAGTCGCGGCCCGGGCCTCGGGATCAACCTCCCGTCATGCAACGATCGTGTGACGCATGTTTCGTCCTCTACGCCGCCCGATGAACGACCGTTACCAGCGTCAGCGCTTCGAACTGAAGTACCGCATCCCGGCGGCAACCGCGTCGGCCGTGCGCGAATTCGTCGCTGCGCATCTCGCCCTCGACCCCTTCGGCGCCACACAGCCGGACCGATCCTACGCCGTCCACAGCCTCTACCTCGATTCCCCCGATCTCGCGCTGTTTCACGCCACGATCAACGGCGACCGCAACCGCTTCAAACTGCGCCTCCGTTGGTACCAGTCCGATCCCGCCGCACCCGTCTACTTCGAGATCAAGCGCCGCGTCGACCGCTGCATCCTGAAGCGCCGCGCCCGTGTCCGCCGCGACGCCGTGCCGCGCCTGATCGCCGGTGATTGGCCGCACCCGGACGACGTGTTCGCTCCCACCGAACAGAACCTCGGCGACCTCCACGCGTTTCTCGCTCTCGCCTGCGGAATGGATGCCGCTCCCCGCACTCGCGTCTCCTATCGCCGCGAGGCTTGGATCGACGCCGACCCCAGCGGCGCACGGGTCACGTTCGATCGGGAGATACGCAGCGAGCCCAGCCATAATGCCGTGTTCGAAACGAGCTCCGCGTCGCGCGCCGAGGTGTTTCCGCACGAGGTCGTTCTCGAGCTGAAATTCACGGATCGCTTCCCGGCGTGGATGGCCGAGGCCGTCCGCACCTTCGACCTCGTTCAGGCGGGAGCCGCGAAGTACGTCGACGGAGTCGTCGCCATGGGCGAACGCGTGGTCCGTCGAGCGACGGGCGACGA from Opitutales bacterium ASA1 encodes the following:
- a CDS encoding integrase core domain-containing protein, which encodes MPWKTVTPMEEIIRFVSLARSDRFTHTDLCEQFGISRKTGYKYLERYALDGLKGLQPRSHRPHSSPRRTPDAIEALVLAERQLHRTWGPKKLRRVLEIKHGIEAPPACSTIAEMLRRSGLSARRHRRPGAYPSADHGLTEATQPNHVWTVDFKGWFILGDGRRCDPLTVSDLCTRFVIELKAQPNQQGKGTLASFRALAAEVGLPEIIRVDHGSPFASVGLGRLSALSIWWIEQGIEVEFTRPGKPQDNGAHERMHRDLKAEATRPPSANMAAQQRRFERWRHVFNHERPHEALGMRCPAQLYRPSARRLGEQDRPVVYPADFQVKVVSTSGFLAHEGHNYHLGEIFAGKRVGLRRGPDERTELYFANVHLGNLVFDPAERFRPTAYIAPPNRKSLATSTTS
- a CDS encoding pectate lyase, which produces MPLGALVSGSLRVGVSAFVSFVAFASSVSQAAHVVTREQALETMKRATTFMVEKVSLRGGYVWSYLPDMSRRWGELEAGPTMVWIQSGTPSMGHVFLDAYHATGDAFYYRAAEAVGDVLIAVQHPSGGWNYVADLAGEASLREWYATIGRSAWRLEEFQHYCGNATFDDSTTPDAARFMLRLFLEKREPRFGEAVERVVRFVLESQYPMGGWPQRWPHAASGEDCPDYARHVTLNDRVGSENMDFLIYCFGTLGDERLLEPIRRGMDAFLLLQQPAPQPGWALQYDPETLKPAAARTYEPASLSSSATAACIRDLMTFYERTGDERYLARVPEAIAWLEAITLLPHPAHRGSHPTFVEIGTGRTLYVHRSGSNATNGRYYVDYDPENTVTHYNSTRNIDVAGLKRHYERLRAASVEPAAPGELFRGGVVPTAFPKYVGGNAPVFVAAVADRAATERIERIVSTLNAEGWWPTPLRFTSNPYRGPAPKDVAPGEYVTTLVGDVFDTSMYRTDTPETGIAITSYMGNMRALIGFVGER
- a CDS encoding polyphosphate polymerase domain-containing protein, whose amino-acid sequence is MNDRYQRQRFELKYRIPAATASAVREFVAAHLALDPFGATQPDRSYAVHSLYLDSPDLALFHATINGDRNRFKLRLRWYQSDPAAPVYFEIKRRVDRCILKRRARVRRDAVPRLIAGDWPHPDDVFAPTEQNLGDLHAFLALACGMDAAPRTRVSYRREAWIDADPSGARVTFDREIRSEPSHNAVFETSSASRAEVFPHEVVLELKFTDRFPAWMAEAVRTFDLVQAGAAKYVDGVVAMGERVVRRATGDEGRIHAPVTYVGLPPLAAPR